From the Hyalangium ruber genome, the window AACCCTTGTGACATGGGGCAGATCTGCTCGAATGGAGCTTGTCAGGCTCCGCCCTCAGGCCAAATGCCCGGAACGCCGATCAACTTTCCCGAACCGCATAATCCACTCGCTCCAGCAGTCGCGGACGTGAATGGCGACGGCAAGCTCGATATCTTGGTCGCCAATGCCGAATCCGGCTCGGCAACGGCCCCCTCCGGATCGCTCTCCGTGTTTTTTGGCAATGGCGACGCAACCGTCCAGTCCGAGCATTACTACACAGGCGCTCCGCTTTCGAGCAATGCCGTCGTGGCTGTCGATGTGGACAACGACGGGTGGCTCGATGCAGTCACGGTCGACGGCCAAACCAACCTGGCATCGACGAACGGGAGCATCAGCGTTTACCGCAATCTCGGCGCGAGTGCCCCTGGAAGGTTCGGGATGCTCACGAGCTTCACCACCGGCGCTCCGGGATCCATTCACCTTTGCGCGGGAGATTTCAACCGGGATGGGTCTGTCGACATCGCGACGACCAGCGTAGTGACAAACAACGTGAGCATCCTGTTGAATGACGGCGCGGGCAATTTCAGTGCGTCCTCGCCGCTCATTCCCATCGCAGCCACGGGCGGCGTGCAATCGAGCATCGCTTGCCGAGACTTGGATGGTGACAATGATGCCGATATCGTCGTGACGAGTCCCTCCTCGGCGCGTCTAAGCATCCTCATCAATCAAGGCAATGCTTCGTTCGCCCCCCCTGTGGCCTACACCAATAGCCAAAATGGCCAAACGGCTGGCATTGCATTTGGCGACGCTGACGGAGACGGGAAACTCGACATCTTTTCGAATGGTGCGGCTGGAGCGTACCTGTACGTCTTCAAAGGCGTTGGCAACGGGACCGTGGCATCCGGTGTGGGCTCGCCTACAGGAGCCTCGGCCGTCGCCAACTCCGCCTTGGGGATCGTCGCCAGTGACTTCAATGGCGATGGGAAATTCGATGCGTACATCCTGGTCACCACGACGACGGGTGGTGTTCGTCCCATGACGGGCAGCGGCACGGGAACGTTCACCGCCGGGACGCTCGTCACGACGGGAAGCTCACCGGGCCTCAACGCGATTGCCATTGCCGACTTGAATGTCGACGGATACGACGATCTCATCTTGACCAACAAGGGTTCCTCGACCCTGACCATCATCCCCAACGGCCTCTGACGCTCCCTTCCGACAAAATCTATACGGGAGAGCAGTGTCGGAGCCCGGTGCGAGGTGACCTCCCGCCAGCAAGGGCGAGGAGGAGGGCAGAGATGGGACGGGCGGGGGTGGACAGGCAGGGGTATGGCAACGAAGCGGAGACCGCGGCGGTCCGCTTCCTGGAGGCGCGGGGATACCGCATCCGGGCGCGCAACTTCCGGTGCCGCTATGGCGAGTTGGACTCTATCCCGCCTATGCGCCCGCAGGGCGGCCCATACCGCCCTTCCGAGCAAGTGAGCCATAAGGGGCTCCCCTTCCCGATCGCGAGATGGACTAGCGTGCCCCCTGCTCCAGGCACGCACAGGGCCTACTTGTAATCCCAGGCATGCCAGAGCGTCAGGGAGGCTGGAAGTGCATCTGTCGGATGCCAGAGGCAAGGTCGATTTCGGCATCATCACGATCCGTGAGGATGAGTTCGAAGCGGTGCTTGCCCGCCTCCCCCACCACGTTGGCCGTGTGAAGGGGCGGCGGCAGTACAACTTGCGGCGTGTACCGCTCCCCGGAGGGGACTCCTACCTGGTCGCGGTGCTGCGTTGCATCGAGCAGGGCACCGGTGAGGCCCAATCCGCAGCGCACGATCTCCTGGAAGACCTGGACCCTCCCTGGTTGTTCGTCGTCGGCATCGCGGGAGGTGTCCCCTCGGACGAGTTCAGCCTCGGCGACGTCATCGTCTCGAACCGGATCCATGACTTCAGCGTCGAGGCCGTGCTCCAGGACAGCAGCCTCGAATACGCTCTGGCTGGCGGTCCCATGGACAAGAACGCGGCCGCGCTCGCCGCGAACCTGCCCGCGCTCCGAGCGGAGCTTGGCGAGTGGAGTTCCGCCGAGTCGATCGCCGCTCCACGGCCGCTCATCCGCATCGAGGACTCCTCCCTCTACGGAGATGGGTCCTGGCAAACCAAGGTTCGTAAATCCCTTACGCGCCATGCGGGGCGAATGCAGCCGGTGGCCTTGTCTGGCGCGATCGCCTCCAGCGATCGCCTCATCAAGAACACGGACATCCTGGCAGTCTGGCTGAAGGTGGCGCGGCAGGTGCTCGCCATGGAGATGGAGTCGGCAGGGATCTATCGGGCCACGTACGGCCGGCCGATCTCCACCCTGTCCATCCGGGGAATCAGTGATGTGGTCGGCTTCAAGCGCGACCCGGAGTGGACGCGGTATGCCTGCCATACGGCCGCGGCGTTCATGCTCGCCCTCATGAACACCCGCCCCATCGAACCAGGGGCGCATTCCTCCTCCGGAGCGCAGGAGCGCAAGCTCCAGTCCTGGGTTGCCCAGTGGCCTCTGCCTCGCGTCGCGAACGTGGACCCCTACCACGTGCTGGGTGTCACCGAGTCCGAGCTCGCAAGGCGGTATGCCCGGCAGGCGGAACGGCCGCCCTACATCCTTCGCGACGTGGACTCGGAGCTCGACAAAGCCTTGACGATGAGTGACCTCGTCCTGCTCGTCGGCCACTCCAAGGCCGGCAAGTCACGCACCGCTTTCGAGGCCGCGCTTCGCCTCTACCCGCAACAGCCTCTGCTCCTACCGTCCGACGGGAAGGCGCTCGTGGAGCTCTTCCGCGCCGATGCACCTCTCCAGTGGAGCTCGGATCCCCTCATCGTCTGGCTCGATGACCTTCACCGGTTCCTCGGCCCGGAGGGCTTGAGCTTCTCGCTCCTGAACACACTGGCACAGCACAAGGGGCGGGTGAAGGTGCTCGCGACGTTGACCTCCAGACGATACGACGACTACATGAACTCGAGGGGGGACGTCGAGAAGGACATCCACCTCATCCTTCGCCGCTTCCGGCAGGTGCACCTCTCTTCAGAGCTGAACGAAGTAGAAACCCAGCGCGCCAAGGCGCTCTACCCCGAAGAACCCAAGGAGAAGCTGGCCGATGGGCTGGGCGAGCATTTCGTCGCCGCGGATGAGCTGCGCCTCAAGTACGACGCTGGCAAAGAGAGCTGCCCCCAGGGCTATGCGCTCGTGCGTGTGGCCATCGACTGGCGCCGAGCGGGGCTGCTCCGCCCCATCCCCGAGAGCGCGCTGCAGCGACTCGCCTCGTCGTACATCCGCTTCTTGAAGATCCCTCATGTCGACCTGACTCCAGAGGCCTACAAAGAGGGGCTGCAATGGGCGCGCAAGCCCATCGGCATCCATATCGCACTCCTCGCGGGAGCGGGACAAGAGGGCTCGGAGAAGAGCTTCGAGGCGTTCGACTACATCTCGGATCATGCGGATCGACTGGGGGTCGGCATTCCCGATGAGGCGTGGAAGGCCATCCTGCATTTTGCCTCGCCCTCCGAAGCACTCCTCCTCGCGCTCAGCGCCTACCACCGGAAGAACAAGCCCATCATGGAGCACGCGCTGGCCCAGGCCATCCAGTCCGGGGACCCTGATGCCAGGCCACGAGCCATCTACCTCCTAGGGGCGCTCTACCAAGAGGACGACAAGCTCGCCGAGGCGGAGCTTGCTTATCGACAGGTCCTGGACGCGGAGCAAACCGACGTGGCCTCATCAGCCATGATCGATCTGGGCCGCCTCCTCCAGAACAGGGGAGAGTTCGCGGAGGCCGAGCAGCTCTTCCAACATGCTTTCGAGCTTCACGACCCCGAGACCCACCTCAATGCCACGCTCGGCCTCGGCAAGCTCCTCATGGACAAGGGCGAATGGACCAAGGCCGAGGCGCTCTACCAGGGCCTGCTCGAGTCCGACGATGCGCGCGCAATCGCGCTGGGGACCGTCAACCTGGCCAAGCTCCACGAACTCCGAGACGAGCTGGACGCAGCCGAGGCGCTCTACCAGAAGGCCATCGAATCGAAGCAGCCTGAGGCAGCCGCTCTGGCCATGAACAATCTGGGTGGCCTCTGCCAGAACCGAGGCGAGTTCGGGAAGGCAGAGCAGCTCTTCCGGCAGGCCATGGGCTTCCAGGACTTGGAGGCAGCCGCCCTGGCCAAGGCCAACCTGGGCACCCTCTATTTCAATCGAGGCGACCTGGCCCAGGCGGAGCAGTTCTACCAGGACGCGATCGCGTCCAAGCACCCCTTCGCGGTTCTCCTCTCCACCAACAACCTGGGCTCCGTCCGCCTGAAGCAGGGCGCGTCAGCTGAGGCCAGGCGTTTGTATTTGCAAGCCTTGGACTCCCGGCATCCCGATGTCACCCCCATCGCCGCCTTCAACCTCGGCAGCCTTCACTTCGACAATGAAGAGTGGGCCGAAGCCTCGGAGCTGCTCCAGAGAGCCGTGGAGTCCAAGCACCCGGAGTTCTCTCACCGCCCTAAGTGGCTGTTGGGCAACCTCCTGGAGCGGCAGGGCGAGCACACCGAAGCGGAGCGCCTCTATCGAGAGGTGCTAGCCTCCCGCCAGGCGGATCTCATACCAGCCGCGGCGTTCTCGCTCGGCAGCTTGCTTCAGGATCTGGAAAGGCACTCCGAAGCCAGGCCGCTCTTCCAGCAGTCCATTGACTCCAAGCACCCTGACTTCGCGCTTCGTGCCACGCTGTTGCTTGGCATCACCGAGGCGCAGCAGGGCATGCTCTCGCAGGCCGAGTCGCTCTTTCGGAAGTTGCTCGACTCCCAGCACCCGACCCTCTCCCTCGCAGGCAGCGAGGTCCTCGGTGAAGTTCTCGAGAAGCGGGGTGACCTGATCGGAGCCGAGCATTACTATCGGGCCGCGACGGAATCCGAGGACGTCGTCGTCTCCAGCGCTGCGTGTCTCCACCTCGGCACGCTCCTGCTCCGGAAGGGTCAGCTGATCGAAGCCAGACGCTTCCTCCAGCGCGCTGTGGAGTCCAGCGACGAGGATGTTGTCGAGGAGGCTACCGCCTCGATGGCAGAACTCGTCAAGGCGGAAGCCGCGCCAGGCTCCTGATCAGGGGTGCCTCGCGGTGGCCTGCTCGCCCCAGGTCCTTGTCGGACTGGGCTCGCTCAATGCGAACGGCGGGCGCGGGAAGCGCTTCAGGAGTGAAGAAGTTTGTACTCCCCACATGGCCTTGGCGAAGCGATCTCACTCCTAGTGCGCCCGCCCTATCACTCCGGATAAAACACCTAAGCCTATAGACACGCCATCTTTGCAATTCACGAAGTATCTGCTAAAAATGCTTAAGCCGAGTGCATCGCCGGCGCCTGCCCCCTTCACAAGGAACTCACTCCGTGAACCTGAAGACCGTCATCGTCAGCCTGGCCTTTGGAGGCCTTCTCGCTGCTTGCGGTGGACCCATCGACGAGGTCGCGGACAACACCGCGGTCCCCATCAGCGACATCGGTGAGACAGAGCAGGGCATCTGTGAGGGCTGGGACAACGGGGCGCGCAACTGTACGTTCAAGTGCACCGCGAGCGACTACCGCCACTGGTATGGCTACAACGACGTGCCCTATGGCCAGTGCCACGATCGCGCCGTCCAGTACTGCGGTCGCGAGCCGTACAGCG encodes:
- a CDS encoding tetratricopeptide repeat protein, producing MHLSDARGKVDFGIITIREDEFEAVLARLPHHVGRVKGRRQYNLRRVPLPGGDSYLVAVLRCIEQGTGEAQSAAHDLLEDLDPPWLFVVGIAGGVPSDEFSLGDVIVSNRIHDFSVEAVLQDSSLEYALAGGPMDKNAAALAANLPALRAELGEWSSAESIAAPRPLIRIEDSSLYGDGSWQTKVRKSLTRHAGRMQPVALSGAIASSDRLIKNTDILAVWLKVARQVLAMEMESAGIYRATYGRPISTLSIRGISDVVGFKRDPEWTRYACHTAAAFMLALMNTRPIEPGAHSSSGAQERKLQSWVAQWPLPRVANVDPYHVLGVTESELARRYARQAERPPYILRDVDSELDKALTMSDLVLLVGHSKAGKSRTAFEAALRLYPQQPLLLPSDGKALVELFRADAPLQWSSDPLIVWLDDLHRFLGPEGLSFSLLNTLAQHKGRVKVLATLTSRRYDDYMNSRGDVEKDIHLILRRFRQVHLSSELNEVETQRAKALYPEEPKEKLADGLGEHFVAADELRLKYDAGKESCPQGYALVRVAIDWRRAGLLRPIPESALQRLASSYIRFLKIPHVDLTPEAYKEGLQWARKPIGIHIALLAGAGQEGSEKSFEAFDYISDHADRLGVGIPDEAWKAILHFASPSEALLLALSAYHRKNKPIMEHALAQAIQSGDPDARPRAIYLLGALYQEDDKLAEAELAYRQVLDAEQTDVASSAMIDLGRLLQNRGEFAEAEQLFQHAFELHDPETHLNATLGLGKLLMDKGEWTKAEALYQGLLESDDARAIALGTVNLAKLHELRDELDAAEALYQKAIESKQPEAAALAMNNLGGLCQNRGEFGKAEQLFRQAMGFQDLEAAALAKANLGTLYFNRGDLAQAEQFYQDAIASKHPFAVLLSTNNLGSVRLKQGASAEARRLYLQALDSRHPDVTPIAAFNLGSLHFDNEEWAEASELLQRAVESKHPEFSHRPKWLLGNLLERQGEHTEAERLYREVLASRQADLIPAAAFSLGSLLQDLERHSEARPLFQQSIDSKHPDFALRATLLLGITEAQQGMLSQAESLFRKLLDSQHPTLSLAGSEVLGEVLEKRGDLIGAEHYYRAATESEDVVVSSAACLHLGTLLLRKGQLIEARRFLQRAVESSDEDVVEEATASMAELVKAEAAPGS
- a CDS encoding YraN family protein; the protein is MGRAGVDRQGYGNEAETAAVRFLEARGYRIRARNFRCRYGELDSIPPMRPQGGPYRPSEQVSHKGLPFPIARWTSVPPAPGTHRAYL
- a CDS encoding FG-GAP-like repeat-containing protein is translated as MLGSTGCNRDRSPIDNEKAVCGDGSTVSPESCDDRNTASGDGCSSDCLIESGWKCSQEPSVCTNVDDCAANPCLNGGTCADGVNGYTCQCASGYSGTNCESNVDDCAANPCLNGGTCTDGMNSYTCQCAPGYSGATCATNINECLPEPCLNGGTCTDDINSYTCQCAPGYSDATCATNINECLPNPCLNDGTCTDGLNSYTCRCAPTFEGNNCQNCSGTLANCNGLVADGCEVNLQSNSSHCNACNNPCDMGQICSNGACQAPPSGQMPGTPINFPEPHNPLAPAVADVNGDGKLDILVANAESGSATAPSGSLSVFFGNGDATVQSEHYYTGAPLSSNAVVAVDVDNDGWLDAVTVDGQTNLASTNGSISVYRNLGASAPGRFGMLTSFTTGAPGSIHLCAGDFNRDGSVDIATTSVVTNNVSILLNDGAGNFSASSPLIPIAATGGVQSSIACRDLDGDNDADIVVTSPSSARLSILINQGNASFAPPVAYTNSQNGQTAGIAFGDADGDGKLDIFSNGAAGAYLYVFKGVGNGTVASGVGSPTGASAVANSALGIVASDFNGDGKFDAYILVTTTTGGVRPMTGSGTGTFTAGTLVTTGSSPGLNAIAIADLNVDGYDDLILTNKGSSTLTIIPNGL